The sequence below is a genomic window from Vespula pensylvanica isolate Volc-1 chromosome 1, ASM1446617v1, whole genome shotgun sequence.
TACCGATAACacgatatcgaatattttcgtattttttaacaaattatctcAGGGAAAATAAAGCGaacatttacaaataattgataatcaTAAACGATAACTTCCTTGACCCTCTTCCTTATTGGTCTGATATCAATGATAACATATTAATGAATACATTAATGAAATAGTatgtaattatcatttttctcattACTCGTCATAGAGGGAATTAATTTTTGTCGTAAGTTTTTATCTTTAGttttatacgatttctatcattaattttaacaattgtgtatttatgtttatacttgaagaaaaatgttatcaaatagattaaaaaaattatgtatcatTATATGACAAGGACGAGTTAACAAGTAAAtgacataaaaatttaatcgaacaaTACTGGATGATCATCGATCGTACtagaatttaaaatatataatagcgATTAACATCGTATCTTAAATGATCTAATATTTATTCCCATGTTGGCGATACGagaaatttttcgttattaattttgttcgtTCTTTATAAGCCAATTTCTTATTGcttttagaagaaaattatataatacgtgaaagttttttaattaattaataatactagtaattatattagtattagtagAATTATacaatactaataataatattagtataaattaataaagttttctatttttataaattattctacgTGTCTTTGAAGTATAAGTTACATctaatttacattatattaagtatattataattacttataCTACATTAGTATACTGTATACTagtatataagtaattataCTATCTTAAATATAacctatattaaaaaaatgtagaaaattttttaacttacaacgaaataaaacttaaaaaataaagatatacgTGTAACTTAAAAGTCACTATGTAACTTAAAGTCAGTCATAGTGTTGGaaagaaagttatatattcttatctaatatttctttaattgcATTTATTCATCTTAGaagtatgtatacatgtatgttaattaatttctcgaaCATATTACTTAAATGATCCTATGGAAAATAAGTATCCGTATTATCCGCTTTAAATCCATCGCATagatgattatatttttataacgtcAGACGGCTCGTCAAAAAATCCTCTAATTAAGAAGAGACAAAAggcacgtacacacacgtgcacgcgcgcacacatacacacgtggTGCTCGATCGAGCACGTTCGATcgctattaataataaatatcgattgcTATTAATAAGATACGACAGGATCACGTCAGAGCGTGTAGACCACAAGGAGagaaacaattatatttcaGCGAGTGTGAGAGTAACGGGATACCACGGGACTCGTTTAGTTCGCGGTTAATATTCGCTCATCAGATCGAATGGATTCGATTTCTAAACTACGCGGAACGAACGAGAtttaaaaaggacaaaaaataaacagaaagaaggaaaaaagggcgcagagagagagagagagaaaaagagagagagagaattgaaattctaccaaaaagaagaaattcttctctcctatttttatttttctctctttatcatagcttcttcttttcttttattatcttctatcTCGATGCAAGAATATAaggtaaatgaaaataaaaaataaaaaaaaacaaaaaacaagtTAAAAGTatagtatgtacgtatctatgcaTGTATGATTATATGCGagatatgtgaatatataggaatatatttgttttacatCATTAAAAATGTGCATGGTACAAACAAGTTTCTTATTGACTTGATAAAGAATTCTAagtttttgaataaatatgaataaatgtGAACAAAATAATTGTGCTatttgttgatatatatatatatatgcaggtTGTaattgcatgtatatatatgtatttattttacaaacaagttttttatataatacataaaaaaaaatgttttaattaattataaaaaaaaataagtgcattttattgaaataattaaataaagcttctacaaaattttttatgcagtttgtaaatgaaatatgaacacgtttatatattatatgtacacacacgttAATACATACACGttgattttttcgttttaactattttaataaaaaatgttaaagtgttctctttatatttctaacttcaaaaaaatcatttctcttttttaattctctataTACTAGACTGATATTAATACATCTAATACATGGTTCGAGCTCTTTGTTCAgcctataaaaaattattgaattttaaatagcCTGagaatagttttattattcattagcTTACTTAAAAGCGAGAATATCAGCGACGTTCGATAATCAGATTAATCTCGGCCAGCTTTGATAATAAAAGTgccattttttaattcaaatttttttatttcatatttatttcaaagccatatatttcgtcgataaattaattgttcaGTTAACAAATTTATGCTGTTAACAAATTGCACACGTGGAAGCCTACCGAGAACTTGGACTGGATTTAAAGGGGGGTAACGGTAACTAAGCGCGTGACTGCGTCCCACGTCGAATAATATCCTCGAGACTTGGATCGATCTTATGTTAGACGAACCTTGCTACgttgattttattcgaaaaattgtcatttattcgaatatacaagttaacaaaaaattattcgagactttttaagccgatttttttcagattataaAACTCTTCACAACTTATGAAAGGTATAAGCCTAAGTACAAATCTAAAGTctcgaagaaaagtaattaatttttaaaatcatctaagAACTTGTCCATCTAGAGACTTTTGAACCACCCTGTACTATATACTCTCGTTTAATCATTGTACTGCATTtctaatctaaaaatatattctaattttaataaaacgtcgTAATTATGTAGATAACATCGAGTTCTCGTGaggaacaatttctttttatcgatagatAACTTAATGGGCTGGAAtcgtttttcaaaatttttttgtacattCTTCGTATTtcctaaatttttttattatttttatttcccacAGCTTGAAAACTATTCAagtcttttcttgttttgacTCCTCATGATTAGCTAATTATATCTAAACTGgaaaaatcattatcatttcTCGTGTTCATATTATtacaagaaatttattatgtaacatacacaaatttatatataaatacattgttatatttgtatttttataaactataATATCATGATGGatcgattatgaaaaaatCATCGATGATCTTGAATTCTCAAAAGAATAATGTGCTTGAACTGAATTCCATGTCAATcagaatttcaatttttaatcatataataaaaaaaacaaaagaaatatttcatattttcgtgTTAAATGAAACActctgtatacgtatacgtatatgaaatatacgaaaaaaaaaaagagactttCAATATTACTTCGTAAGACCGACAAAGCGAGAAATTGCGATATCGTTGAGTACGAACTCGaggacgaacgaaaaagattaaaggGGATCAGCGTCGTTGAAACGACAAGAGAGATAAGATCAACGAACAGGATGATGAAGTCTGTTAACCCCTCGCCTGCATAGAACGGATCGCAAAATTCCCTTTGATTGTCCGTGTCGTTAGGATCGATTAGTCGATACGTAGATTTTTAACGCGTTCTTTTTGTTGCCATTTGTTCGAGGTCGTACATAGGAAAAATTTGATGTCCCTAAGCTCGTTTACGGTTAGCATTGATGATCGTTCTTAGAGGAATTCTccatctatatacatatatatatatatatatgtatatgtatatatatatatatatatatatatatatataaagatgaaATATGACCTATGAGAGTAGGATAAATTTGTGGTTGCACATTacaagattaatttatttctttgaatcaatatgattataaagaacgagttaaaagtttttaagtaatttaaaaaatcaattactaaTTTCcgaaactttttaaatttatagttAGATTTATAGTTTCAGAAGTTGAGCTTGCAGGTTTACAacctgaagaaaaaaatttagtctaagaagtttcgaaaaaatattattgacatGGAAGTTTTTATACATCCtgtgttaataaaatttattacgttatGATTATATGcaaatttgtattttgttgATCGTTTACAgagtaaattaattaagtaaattaaaatgaaagtgATCGTACAATATTAGTAAAATTAATCACGTTATCAAATCAAGTGTATTTGAGAGTtagatcaattttttaaaaaagacaaaaattatattaacctGATTACTAAAAGTATGTCATAGATTATTCTAAGTTTCTTATGTTTAAGTTAAACagttacgataaaatattgattatacaAGGACACCGTAATAAATTCTCtccaaataataaatcgaattttaataatgcgataaattgtttttgtgaaattataaaactagAGGAAAATCCAATAGAACTTAATTGTTTTAAGAAGAATACAGTGTgctaaattaataattaattaaactttgCAAGAGGGGATATTTAaatcacaaaaaaaataatcaattccCAACCAATTCGAATGctcgaaattttcattttgatatgTTTCTCATCAATGGAAGACTATTAATTTTTCCGCAATAAAGACGAAACAAAACTAAACTGAACTAAACGAGAATATAAGTGTAAGGCTGACAAGTCCCGCCTATCATGGCTCGCTCGTCAGCGATATTCGATACAGATTTGATACTGCGTAACCCGTAACAGTGGGAGGAGATTCTCATTTTACACGTTGATACCgcgtttgttaaaaatttgtcaatgaaatgaaaaatgaaccAACTATCCGTTAATCCCATTTCATGctttccaaaaaaagaaaagaaaacaaaaataaaaagaaaacaagaaatcgCTAGGTCAGTCATTCAAATTTGGCGCTTATTTATGGCGGCAAATCTCTTTCAAATAATcgtcatttttattcgatttttttcttttttacttttctcttttttttctattttttttttgtttgtttctttttctttaaatatatatatatatattataaaatctcaCTCTTATGatcgaaatcgaataaaaaaagttacaaGCTTTACATAATAATCTcgccctttttcttttgcgcCTTATGGACGGTtacataataaacatatataaaacgtcTAATAACATTTagacattatataataacacaATGCCATTATAAGCAAAAGCGACCGGTAGTCCAAATAAATGCCGAAAAAATTCCACGGTCACTTTTTTGGCTTCCGGCCAAGAGAACAAATATCAATTGAGAATGTATAGTAACACAAAAGATTGTCCTTTAGAGTCACGGGACGTTTCTTTCActcattttctttaacttaGTTCTAAAACTTTCATTTGATTCGAATCGACACAATTACATTCGGGAAAAACAGGTtaaaaagaggggaagaaaatgcaaagagaaagacagagagaaaaagaaagaatgtaacGACAAAGAAGGATCAATTTCCGAGAGCGACATTGAAGAACGATTGAACACCGGCTTGAGAGTAACAGGGACGACTCTTGCAACCCGTTTTCGATCGctactctcactctttctctctctctctctctctctctcactctctctccctctttctttctctttctctctttttatctttcaaggAAACTACTCTATAGCTTGCTTCACAAAGAAGAGTTTTCtgcctctctctgtctctctccgtcttatttctcttttccactctCGTTCACTCGCAATGGGCCATTTCGGGCTAAAGTTTCGCGTCGTTCGTTGTCGGTCGATCGTTAAGTCCCGCAAACGAGATAAAatgcagaaagagaaagagaaagagagagagagagagagaaaggcacaAACACGCGCGCCGTTCGATCGCGCTTTGGATTCCTTCGTGAAATCTTCTAACTTTAAAAAGTGCAAATTCTGGTAGATTTGAAAGCGCACGTTACGATCgcattttgttttaatatagatttgaaggaacgacgaaaatattcgatttttttaagAGTAAGTtttaagaaagtaataaagaaaaaaagagaaatagaagaggcAGGactaaagaaataataagaaagagaaatgagtaCTCACACCTCGAGTATTCGATCACCCTTGCGAACGCCGGCCTTTTCTGCGGCACCTCGGGGTAAAACAGCACTGACGTGTTGCAAGGGTGCGTAAAGCTCGCCGTTGATACTTCTCAATTGTCCACCCTCGCTGACCTGACCTCGAACGTTGAACCCAAAGCCAGTCTCCGTTTTGTAGATGGTAACACATCTCGGTCCTTGTCCAACATTCGGATTATtcatttgttgttgttgttgttgttgttgttgttgttgattgACAAGATTATGTTGCGGCACTCGACCATTGTTGATCACAGTATTCACCGCGGTCgtattcgtcgtcgttgtcgtcgccgtcgccgtggTCGTACTCGTTGTCGACGCCATTATCGTCGTGGTCATCACACTCGTCGTATCGTTTATAGGATGGACGCTCGCGTTCATTCCGCGAATGCCGTCCTCCTTAACCTCAGATCTCGTTCGGCGCTGCTCCTGCTTCTGTCGCTGCCGCTGCTgcacttctttttcctcctcctgcACCTCCGAATCACGATCCGCCATCTTACCCTCTGGCCGCCCATTGATGCGCCGTTCTCGTACCACGGCGCACCGTGAGAATGCGCTGTGCGCCTGTGCGCCATTATGGCGGTGCGACAAAGACAAGCTCGTTTACTTACGTACCTCCCcacccttctttccttctctctttctttctcttatcccCACTCTCGATATTTCAAACTTGTTTTTCTGAGAGAgaatatcgttcgatcgtactaatatttaatgatttcCCTTAACTCATGTTTATTCTCGCGTTTTATTATCCACttgtttttcaaaattatatatattccgaACGATATTTACATTTACTTTTACCTACTGGAGGTAACGGATTCGCGAACGTGATTGGATGACGGACGACGGGCGAACGCGATTGGTGGTACTCGACTACTTTGGAATGGCGGAAAATGAAGTTGAATTCAATTGCCGAAGgtaaagaaatgttttcatATGTATAACTAACAATAAGTTCGATAGAAATACTCCatgttattttatcaattctctctctctctctctctctctctctctctttctcttcctctcttgtttttctctagatcgaataaaataatgaactatcggattttttctaatctaaaagtaaaaaataaaagtatacatatacaagatTATTATGATTCATTTTTGATAGagtatatttcataatacaaAGATACTACTtgcaaaattcaaattttctctAAAGATTCTAATTTGTTAATTGCAATACAATTTCTTTGCATCGCCGCCTTTCGTCAAATTTGAGAGAAATACTCGGATAAATATTCTACAtcgctttttcttctattcagTCTAATTAATCAGattatagatacgtacgtagaaataaataattataatactcgAAGGATAAATACTTTTCGTACGTGAAGAAAACTaagacaatttctttttcttgcatttACCATTTATATCtgcaatatattaaataatcgttaattttttaaatacaattgtATGCGATGATAAATTAAAGTCATCGTATttacaacttttttctttttctttctattttctaccaataattatcttctcttcgtccAACATTTTCTGTACTTTTgcaatcgttttctttctttttccttttttcttttcttggtaACCATCCTTATCAGATATCAAACTctacattgaaaaatttaatcaaatatattctacAAAACGGTATGCTCCTTCATGACGTGCATTTTCAAAGTAATCGCCCGATATAATCGGATATTCTTCGTATCGATGCGATTCATTTTCGCAATCAAAATCTCGATGCTAAgatttctatgtatgtatataatgtcgCTATAACCCAATATAAAATGCTACACAAATCTAATCCTTAACGTCGAGAAATgaatacgattatatatatataaatatgtatatatatatatatatatatgtattctatatatgtgtaatacgatgatgataatgatggacttaacttaattatttaaatcgccggaatgaaaacatatattatttgaaaacgCAAAAGATTTCAtcaataatttagaaaatgttcatatattattaatcataatacTGTTGTATTcgtttgtgtgtgcgtgtatgtatgtgtttgtgtatgtattaacGTCACAAACTCTCTCTACGCGACTTTTAATATTCGCcaagagacgagagaaagagaaagagaaagagaaatagaaagataaagagagagagagacagatggacagacagacaacggaaagatagataaatagacagacagagagaaaggaaatagacagatagataaaaagagatagacaaagagatagagaggagagagagagagagagaataaatagaaacgtCTATACACATTCTACTTGTCCTcatgtattataatacaaagGGACATTGATACCCGTTCcgataacatttattttacgtacAGATTTCCATCGATTTAAATCTTATTTGTAAAGgtacgaagagaaaacgagtaaAAATGTGTAGCAATGATGTTGTACTTTACgttcttaataaattttaagaaatcaaaaaaattaaaaaaaaaaaaaaaaaaaaaaaagaaaaaaaacagaaaaaaggacgaaagtgCGAAATCACATTTCACATCAGATTTTCAAGATCGTTCTATCAacgatatttatcaaatattcttttactGTTTTAaacaatgaagaaaatgaaaatgttttacgataaaaaactCAACTGTTACGACTCcgatatgtgcgtatatacatCATAAGATAACTTGCAATAAATAGATATctaatagaaacaaataatgCTGATTCTAatgatacataataataataatagtaataataataataataataataataataataataataataatattaataatatatataatataattaataataataatattaataataaggaTGAGGTTTTGGTAGacgcatttttctttcctccatatttcaaatgataataattataatgaacgTGTACGCATcaataaaatacttttgtaGATTATACCCACGGGGGTGGGAGGGGTGGGAGGAACGTACGTTATATATCAAAACCGCTAAACTTATTTGACTAAATGTTCACGACCGATACACAgcattatttatgtataaaattcgCAAATGTTTCTAACAACGTGTTTCTTTCACGATCGgtaaactttcttttctttttttttttttttattactaaaataaaatgttagaCGCTGCGTTATTAGATAAACTACACGTGGTACACATGAAAGCGTAAAAATGCTTACgagcattattatttatttataacattttcttcttttaacgcGCTctgtatttcgaaaatatcgaaaaataatgacatagttttcttcgtaaaacgaTTATCGTGACGTATGCAATCcgtatataagaagaaatctAAGGCGAAAGCCGAGCAATGATGATATTTGTTGGAtcaaattaatacatatataataagaagGCGGCGGGGGTATAGAATTTTAGATGGAGAGAAATACatattcagttttttttttctcggcaTAAGGAAATATCTATGCTGCGTAATTCTATATACGCTTCGCCATTTTTAATTGTGTGTTAAacattgattttaaataatttccaatTTCAAATGTATCCTCCTCTCTCATTTCTATATGTCTCGTTATACACATTGCGATGTATaccataaaaatatcattattccatcatttttatcattttttttttgtaaatctaataatatagCATTTCTGTCGTTTATATACGTGAGAGATTATATCCTGACAAAATGTATTTATCCAGCTTACGTTGACAAACGTTGAAATAAATACGCTTTACGAATCAacatctcttctcttttttttttctttttctttttttttttccttttctttttctttttctttttgatatttgCGCTGTGTGCATTTCAAGAGAACGTTataaatcgatgataaatattttaagttaTGAAACTTTGATCTCTAAACAGTGACTATCTGATATAAATAACTTAAACAgtcttattataaattcattattcatatcgaattttacaattaaaacgataatataataaatagtttgGATAATACGATCTTTTAAACATCGTTCTTCGCAACATCGAAATTAGCGAATAACTTGAATATGAcatcatttctttcaattcttttttctcctcacAGATATCCCTATtaaaacaaatgtttttatctttttatcacgAGGAATGGTAAACGAGCATACATATGcaaatcgtaatatttttaaagttctACTATGCATAAAGAATATAACTTTGTGTTATATGCGCTTCTTTCTAAAGTATCGAATCACGTAGATACAAATCacactatatattatatatatatatatatatatatatatatatattcatatatatttatatatttatatatatattcatcatCGTTATATATGCATCAAGGCTCGTTAGTAGAGCATATTCAATCGTTAAGAtgattctaattaattatatcacttttaattgaaatatcaaaGGACCTATACATTTTAGAACAACTCTTTTCAAACTCGAATATCgcataaatttacttttttccattattttatcgtaccgAAGCGCATCTGTGACTTTAAAACAAGCTGGAAGCTTAtttaacttatttttaaaGGCTTATATTCGTAAAGCCATTCTAGGCcccatttcatttttaatcaaaatggAAGTATTTAGTCTACAAGGTGTGATCCCTGATTAAAAATCCCTGTATAAAAGGATTACTCTCTCACagaatattaatcaaattttatacatatcaaACCCCAATTTTCTAAACTGGTATAAGGGATATAATCTTTGGTTGCCCAAAAGTGACTATCGATGTATCCTTGATTACACTTATTTCTTCAATGGTTAAAAAACCATTTTATACATCATAACGTTCTTTATAAGATCTTACATAAACTGCAACTATTCATTGGCCACTTTAAAATGACGCTGTCGTAATGTTTCAATCAGttaaacaaattattcttatatctcATTTCTGCAATAGAGTGCAGATTATCATCTTCTCTTTGTCAATGCACAAAGTAACGATTTAACTCTCTCATAAGAATTTCTTgtgttactttttataaaattctttcttgcTAATAACTTTTAAACAAAAGACTTTTATcagtaaaatttaaaaaagaaagaaaagataatatatatatatatatatatatatatatatatatatatatatatatatatatatatatatatcgagagagtataaaatagaaaaaataaatctgttCTTGCCACAAATATATTACTCAGACAGTTTAAATCTGTGTGCTCTCTTTGCTACGTCACGCTATCTCAATCGAAAATTCGTGAgcaaaatcaaatgaaatagaaatatacaatCCCTACTTACTGATTTGGcctttttttttgacaaacTAGTTTGTATTCAGAATATCCTGAATGTTAGGCTAATATAACGCTAGAAATCTTAAGGGTTACACATCGAATGgcaatgatagaaaaaaataagttttagTCATTTATACTACAAGTAAACTATGAGACAGGACAGAGCTGAATACGCATACTCAGGAAGATTATCAACCTACTTCACGTCTatcggaatatatatatgtatcttaatCAGAATCTTCTTCGACCGTTGGAGGTAACATAGCAAGATGTTGAGGACTAAGCATACCCCTAGAAAGTGCATATTCTGCGAGAGCACGATGACAAAAAACATACTGATCAGGCATTTGAATACTGTAGGCTCTTTGTGCTCGAATTTTTTCAACCGTTCCACGGATGTCGACAGTTCCTGTGTCTTCTAATCGAGATATGCAGATATCCAAGGTGCAAAATGTTCctgaaaataaacaaattttatagatatttctttgtttttcgaacagtgaattataataaatgaaatcgaCGGAAATCGTAACAAATGTTTAATACCTGTTCTGCCAATACCAGCACTACAATGCACTACTATAGGTGGGCCTCGTGGATGTCCCGCCCATGTATCACCCCtacttgttaataatttattttgttgttgtctTACTAGGGATAGGAATTGTAATAAAGCTCTAGCTGATTGAGGAACGCCATAATCCGGCCATGCTGTGTAAAGCATGTGACACACCTCTCTTGTTTCATCAGTCTGAATTTTAataagtgaaataaaatatatatatatatatatatatatatatatatatatatatatatatgtgacaTAATTTATGAATAGTCATTATATGTCTATAAATCTGATCAATGTAAAATTAGGATGTTATTACCTTGTTGTTTGTAAGAAGGAGCATAGATATCGTATAGTCTGGATTTATATCAACTTCTAAAGTTGTTACGGTGAAGCCACCTGCTTGTACTTCATCACCTGGCTCTGGACCCCAATACTGTGCACACTTCGTACGTCCTCGTTCTACTACtctagatatttaaataagagaatttatatatcgattttatcaataaaattgtttaaattataaatgaaaatttacctTGTAGTCATCACAATAACAAGAGTTTGCTGTTCCCATATCATTCTCCAGAAATCCCCACATGTCTTTGGAAGAGGTCCCTGAGTACTAATAAACGcgtttttttgtttgtaaccATCAACAAAGTTTGCATTAATATAATCCGACGTTGCATCGCCGTCTACTTGAGAAAGACACACTCTGCTATGATCGTAACAAAGCACATCCGTATAACGATTTTTTGATTGATTTGGCCTTAATCTGAAAAagtgatatatacatacatactcaaATGATCGTTtgtctatttaaaaatgaactttTATCGAGACACGTACTTTGCATTATTAAAGGAACCATCGGGTGGCCTTTGCCTAATTTCTACATATTCCGCTACGAGGCCAGCACGACCTCTTGAATGTATTTCCTCGATAAGCTGTTCCATAGTAACTGCTTGCAGTCCGAGATCGCCATGAAGGCTATCATCATCGCTAAAACCAGAGCTTGCTGAGGACGGAGGCTGTACTGGAGATGGTGCTTCGTCGTTTGCCATCCACACATCACCATTAGTAATTTCAATATCTCCAATGTTTGAAACACCAttctttactttattcttATCGATTATAGGACTAGTTGGATTACTAATCGGTGTTCCATTAGGATTCTGATTAACTGTATGATTCTTTAATGTAGGTGAAAGTGGGGTTCCCACTCTGGGAGTAACCTATGTGAtcagagaaatataatataagataaagtAACGctttgattagaaaaaaggagCATAGAAGAACATGAAACGTTTCTTACGCAGACCTCACAGAGTTCACCCCCGCCTCGGTTTGTCATGGATTTAAGACAATGTAATAGCCATGCCTCATGCTGTATCTCCAAGGTGCCTCCTAGCCGATGTGGCAATGATTCTCGCGGTATATGTAATGTCAATTGAGGAATGGATACAGTAAATACTCGGTCCCGCAGTTTTtcacgaacgaacaaacgaaggATTTTGAAAGGTGCCTTGAACCAAAGTGGTGCAGTTACAATTAAAACCTTCTTAAGTTTTGCTGGATATCCTCCCTGTAACAATAaccattaaaatg
It includes:
- the LOC122630654 gene encoding tyrosine-protein phosphatase non-receptor type 9 isoform X2 encodes the protein MAATLTVEQEQATKEFIEAVNKCRAGRRAGPVSWSTAVKFLAARKFEVSRALALYEQHEATRRREGLAVLHPTQEPLLSELRTGKFTVLPSRDATGAAIAIFTAHLHLPQNTTHQTTLQGVVYQLDAALESADTQKHGLVFIYDMSDSKYQNFDYDLSQKILTLLKGGYPAKLKKVLIVTAPLWFKAPFKILRLFVREKLRDRVFTVSIPQLTLHIPRESLPHRLGGTLEIQHEAWLLHCLKSMTNRGGGELCEVCVTPRVGTPLSPTLKNHTVNQNPNGTPISNPTSPIIDKNKVKNGVSNIGDIEITNGDVWMANDEAPSPVQPPSSASSGFSDDDSLHGDLGLQAVTMEQLIEEIHSRGRAGLVAEYVEIRQRPPDGSFNNAKLRPNQSKNRYTDVLCYDHSRVCLSQVDGDATSDYINANFVDGYKQKNAFISTQGPLPKTCGDFWRMIWEQQTLVIVMTTRVVERGRTKCAQYWGPEPGDEVQAGGFTVTTLEVDINPDYTISMLLLTNNKTDETREVCHMLYTAWPDYGVPQSARALLQFLSLVRQQQNKLLTSRGDTWAGHPRGPPIVVHCSAGIGRTGTFCTLDICISRLEDTGTVDIRGTVEKIRAQRAYSIQMPDQYVFCHRALAEYALSRGMLSPQHLAMLPPTVEEDSD
- the LOC122630654 gene encoding tyrosine-protein phosphatase non-receptor type 9 isoform X1, translated to MSDSKYQNFDYDLSQKILTLLKGGYPAKLKKVLIVTAPLWFKAPFKILRLFVREKLRDRVFTVSIPQLTLHIPRESLPHRLGGTLEIQHEAWLLHCLKSMTNRGGGELCEVCVTPRVGTPLSPTLKNHTVNQNPNGTPISNPTSPIIDKNKVKNGVSNIGDIEITNGDVWMANDEAPSPVQPPSSASSGFSDDDSLHGDLGLQAVTMEQLIEEIHSRGRAGLVAEYVEIRQRPPDGSFNNAKPNQSKNRYTDVLCYDHSRVCLSQVDGDATSDYINANFVDGYKQKNAFISTQGPLPKTCGDFWRMIWEQQTLVIVMTTRVVERGRTKCAQYWGPEPGDEVQAGGFTVTTLEVDINPDYTISMLLLTNNKTDETREVCHMLYTAWPDYGVPQSARALLQFLSLVRQQQNKLLTSRGDTWAGHPRGPPIVVHCSAGIGRTGTFCTLDICISRLEDTGTVDIRGTVEKIRAQRAYSIQMPDQYVFCHRALAEYALSRGMLSPQHLAMLPPTVEEDSD
- the LOC122630654 gene encoding tyrosine-protein phosphatase non-receptor type 9 isoform X3 gives rise to the protein MAATLTVEQEQATKEFIEAVNKCRAGRRAGPVSWSTAVKFLAARKFEVSRALALYEQHEATRRREGLAVLHPTQEPLLSELRTGKFTVLPSRDATGAAIAIFTAHLHLPQNTTHQTTLQGVVYQLDAALESADTQKHGLVFIYDMSDSKYQNFDYDLSQKILTLLKGGYPAKLKKVLIVTAPLWFKAPFKILRLFVREKLRDRVFTVSIPQLTLHIPRESLPHRLGGTLEIQHEAWLLHCLKSMTNRGGGELCEVTPRVGTPLSPTLKNHTVNQNPNGTPISNPTSPIIDKNKVKNGVSNIGDIEITNGDVWMANDEAPSPVQPPSSASSGFSDDDSLHGDLGLQAVTMEQLIEEIHSRGRAGLVAEYVEIRQRPPDGSFNNAKLRPNQSKNRYTDVLCYDHSRVCLSQVDGDATSDYINANFVDGYKQKNAFISTQGPLPKTCGDFWRMIWEQQTLVIVMTTRVVERGRTKCAQYWGPEPGDEVQAGGFTVTTLEVDINPDYTISMLLLTNNKTDETREVCHMLYTAWPDYGVPQSARALLQFLSLVRQQQNKLLTSRGDTWAGHPRGPPIVVHCSAGIGRTGTFCTLDICISRLEDTGTVDIRGTVEKIRAQRAYSIQMPDQYVFCHRALAEYALSRGMLSPQHLAMLPPTVEEDSD